The following are from one region of the Bacteroidales bacterium genome:
- a CDS encoding nucleoside phosphorylase, translating to MNRIGESELIINADGSIFHLHLKPENLADNVILVGDQDRVEMVSKYFDNIEFKIQNREFKTHTGTYNGQRISVLSTGIGTDNIDIVVNELDALVNIDLKNRIPKKEHKSLNLIRIGTSGALQGDIPVDTPVVSETSIGFDGLLNFYAGRDKMGNKELENAFIKYTNWDKRLTIPYFVDASKNLVEKIGKGMIKGMTISAPGFYGPQGRELRLKVIDPDLNQKITDFEFNSRKITNFEMESSAIAGLSILLGHNALTICSIIANRIRKEYSQNYKVSVDKLVKTVLDRLTS from the coding sequence ATGAACAGAATTGGAGAATCGGAATTAATTATTAATGCAGACGGGAGTATTTTTCATTTACATCTGAAACCTGAAAATTTAGCCGATAATGTTATACTTGTAGGTGATCAAGACCGAGTAGAAATGGTATCAAAATATTTTGATAATATTGAATTTAAAATTCAAAACAGAGAATTTAAAACACATACAGGAACATATAACGGACAAAGAATTTCTGTTTTATCAACCGGAATAGGAACAGATAATATAGATATTGTAGTAAATGAACTTGACGCATTAGTTAATATTGATCTGAAAAACAGAATTCCGAAAAAAGAGCATAAATCTTTAAATCTTATCAGAATAGGAACATCCGGAGCATTGCAAGGAGATATTCCTGTTGATACACCCGTGGTTTCAGAAACATCAATCGGGTTTGACGGTCTTTTAAATTTTTATGCCGGCAGAGATAAAATGGGAAATAAGGAATTAGAGAATGCTTTTATAAAATATACCAATTGGGATAAACGATTAACCATACCTTATTTTGTTGATGCATCAAAAAATTTGGTTGAAAAAATCGGAAAAGGAATGATAAAAGGAATGACAATTTCTGCTCCCGGATTTTACGGACCGCAAGGCAGAGAATTAAGACTAAAAGTGATAGACCCTGACTTGAACCAAAAAATTACTGATTTTGAATTTAACAGCAGAAAAATTACTAACTTTGAAATGGAAAGTTCGGCTATTGCAGGTTTATCTATATTGTTAGGACATAATGCTTTAACAATTTGCAGTATTATTGCAAACAGGATAAGAAAAGAATATAGTCAAAATTATAAAGTCAGTGTTGATAAATTGGTTAAAACCGTTCTGGACAGATTAACTTCTTGA
- a CDS encoding YceI family protein encodes MRIIFSITLILLYFVSFTQKIDTKNSFVFFEAKHMQNQVIEGHIKGFQGEIFFNKNNLDSSNINISVDISTINTDFVRRDTMLLGKEYFNAAKYPLITFKSTSFEKTNKGYITTGKLIIKETSEKVSIPFTVTSSKKQIILKGNFAINRFDFQVGENVSTITVSEKISINIMCILKK; translated from the coding sequence GTGAGAATAATATTTTCCATAACATTAATACTGTTATATTTTGTTTCATTTACGCAAAAAATTGATACAAAAAATTCTTTTGTGTTTTTTGAAGCAAAACATATGCAAAATCAAGTAATTGAAGGTCATATTAAAGGATTTCAGGGAGAAATATTTTTTAACAAAAACAATTTAGATTCTTCAAACATAAATATTTCCGTTGATATTTCCACTATTAATACTGATTTCGTAAGGAGAGATACGATGCTTTTAGGAAAAGAATATTTTAATGCTGCAAAATATCCGCTGATAACTTTTAAATCAACAAGTTTTGAAAAAACCAATAAAGGATACATTACAACAGGCAAACTAATCATTAAAGAAACATCTGAAAAGGTATCAATACCTTTTACCGTTACTTCATCTAAAAAACAAATTATATTGAAAGGAAATTTTGCTATCAACAGATTTGATTTTCAAGTAGGTGAAAATGTTAGTACTATTACTGTTAGTGAAAAAATAAGTATTAATATTATGTGTATATTGAAGAAATAA